From Bacillus sp. Bos-x628, the proteins below share one genomic window:
- the thrC gene encoding threonine synthase: MKWNGLIEEFQDFLPVNEKTPKLTLNEGNTPLIHLAKLSEKLGIELHVKTEGVNPTGSFKDRGMVMAVAKAKEEGNDTIMCASTGNTSAAAAAYAARADMKCIVIIPDGKIAFGKLAQAVMYGAEIIAIDGNFDDALKIVRSICEKAPIALVNSVNPYRIEGQKTAAFEICEQLGSAPDVVAIPVGNAGNITAYWKGFKEYHERKGTGLPVMRGFEAEGAAAIVRNEVIQQPETVATAIRIGNPASWKQAVQAADESNGKIDEVTDEEILHAYQMIAREEGVFAEPGSCASIAGVLKQVKSGEIKPGNKVVAVLTGNGLKDPNTAIDISHIKPVTLDADENQILAHLERAARV, encoded by the coding sequence ATGAAGTGGAATGGACTTATTGAAGAATTTCAAGACTTCTTACCAGTAAACGAAAAAACACCAAAACTCACACTCAATGAGGGAAACACACCTCTGATCCATCTGGCCAAGCTTTCTGAAAAGCTTGGCATTGAGCTGCATGTGAAAACAGAAGGTGTCAATCCAACCGGTTCCTTTAAAGATAGAGGAATGGTCATGGCCGTTGCAAAGGCAAAAGAAGAAGGCAATGATACGATCATGTGTGCTTCGACAGGGAACACATCTGCAGCTGCTGCCGCTTATGCGGCTCGTGCAGATATGAAATGTATCGTCATTATCCCAGATGGGAAAATTGCCTTTGGTAAGCTGGCACAAGCGGTCATGTATGGTGCGGAAATTATTGCTATTGACGGCAACTTTGATGATGCACTTAAGATTGTACGTAGCATTTGTGAAAAAGCACCGATTGCACTTGTCAATTCAGTCAATCCTTATCGAATTGAAGGACAAAAGACAGCCGCATTTGAAATTTGTGAACAGCTTGGTTCTGCACCAGACGTAGTTGCTATTCCTGTTGGAAATGCAGGGAATATCACTGCTTACTGGAAAGGGTTCAAAGAATATCATGAACGAAAGGGAACCGGACTGCCAGTGATGCGCGGCTTTGAGGCTGAAGGTGCGGCAGCAATCGTCAGAAATGAAGTCATTCAGCAGCCGGAAACGGTTGCGACTGCGATCCGCATTGGAAATCCAGCGAGCTGGAAACAAGCTGTTCAAGCGGCAGACGAATCAAATGGTAAAATTGATGAAGTAACAGATGAAGAAATTCTTCATGCCTATCAAATGATCGCCCGTGAAGAAGGTGTTTTTGCAGAGCCAGGCTCATGTGCTTCCATTGCAGGTGTGCTGAAACAAGTGAAATCTGGTGAAATCAAACCTGGCAATAAAGTGGTTGCGGTCTTAACAGGAAACGGCTTGAAAGATCCAAACACAGCCATTGACATTTCACACATCAAACCGGTCACCCTCGATGCAGACGAAAATCAAATTCTTGCCCATTTAGAAAGGGCCGCACGCGTATGA
- the thrB gene encoding homoserine kinase, producing MSEASMLFSITVPASTANLGPGFDSVGMALSRYLKLSVYAHDNWLFEAETDVVSDIPAGTDNLIYQTAKKVADDFGKTLPPVHVKVWSDIPLARGLGSSAAAIVAAVELANQLLGLNISDDKKLFFASEVEGHPDNAGASLFGGLLIGLHEEDRTHAVKVQHVDIDVVVVIPFYEVLTKDARDVLPKDFSYKDAVTASAVSNVLVAALMTQNWSLVGEMMNKDLFHQPYRTMLVPELSKVEHVASLKGAYGTALSGAGPTILTLVEKGKGEALKQQLSQNFPHCEVDLLTVPVEGVVVEHHTVNQV from the coding sequence ATGAGTGAAGCCTCCATGCTTTTTTCAATCACAGTACCAGCTAGCACTGCCAATTTAGGACCAGGTTTTGATTCAGTGGGAATGGCGCTTAGCCGCTATTTAAAGCTATCGGTCTACGCCCATGACAACTGGCTGTTTGAAGCAGAAACAGATGTCGTGTCTGATATTCCAGCGGGCACTGATAATCTAATATATCAAACAGCCAAAAAGGTCGCAGATGACTTTGGAAAAACACTCCCGCCTGTTCATGTGAAAGTGTGGAGTGATATTCCATTGGCAAGGGGGTTAGGCAGCAGCGCCGCCGCAATTGTGGCAGCCGTTGAACTTGCGAACCAACTACTTGGACTGAATATATCAGATGATAAGAAGTTATTTTTTGCAAGTGAAGTAGAAGGTCATCCTGACAATGCAGGTGCCTCTTTATTTGGCGGTTTATTAATCGGTCTTCATGAAGAAGACAGAACGCATGCTGTCAAAGTACAGCATGTGGATATAGATGTTGTGGTGGTCATTCCCTTTTATGAAGTACTGACAAAAGATGCCCGAGATGTGTTGCCAAAGGATTTTTCATATAAAGATGCAGTAACAGCGAGTGCTGTGAGTAACGTCCTTGTCGCTGCCTTAATGACGCAAAACTGGTCGCTTGTCGGAGAAATGATGAATAAGGATTTATTTCACCAGCCTTATCGCACCATGCTCGTGCCAGAGTTGTCTAAGGTTGAACACGTTGCTTCATTAAAAGGAGCGTATGGAACGGCATTAAGCGGTGCTGGACCAACCATCCTCACATTAGTTGAAAAAGGGAAGGGAGAAGCACTTAAACAACAACTCTCACAGAATTTCCCGCATTGTGAAGTAGATTTACTGACGGTACCGGTAGAAGGTGTTGTCGTTGAACATCATACTGTCAATCAAGTGTAG
- a CDS encoding S9 family peptidase, whose translation MKKSVVAEDLTKIVSVSNPIYSPDGKKAVFTKVTVNEQRDDYNIHLWMRNEAEAKISQWTFEDGKHHQPAWSNDGEQLAFILQKPKGIPQLALIQSQGGGIRILTKIPYGISNPVFSSDGSFIYAGVPLKQTESVEDEEKQERDDFAPAIYDDLTYKADGRGFLEGRFTQIVKVDTLSGKIEQITKQQANHVNHTISPCGKWLAYIQTTLRTPYISDVFLFSLEDGTTKKVTQSKGAYSSVSFSPNGEKLVFIGHEREFQNATFPSLWLYDLKGENILNLSEMLDMYVGNCVAGDSVIGDVNQIPQWTKDSQGFYALVSDQGSTGIYYFSIEGLAYPVRLEAEHITNFSLHPDETKMLVSRLSSISPSELYELTLGEQALKQLTFEHESFLKEHTLSVPEPFSFQSKEGDTVYGWLMKPAHVEEGKKYPLILEIHGGPHAMYGHTYFHEFQMLASEGYAIVYVNPHGSHGYGQMFTDRVRGNYGDVDYEDVMDAVDYVLETDDILDETRLGVTGGSYGGFMTNWIIGQTDRFKAAITQRSISNWISFYGISDIGYFFTRWQIGGDIYDSIDKLWDRSPLKYAKQMQTPLLILHSDEDYRCPVDQAEQLFVALKELGKDTRLIKFPKASHDLSRSGHPAQRIQRLTFINEWFREKLST comes from the coding sequence TTGAAAAAGTCGGTTGTCGCAGAAGATTTGACGAAAATCGTTTCCGTTTCTAACCCAATCTATTCGCCAGACGGGAAAAAGGCTGTCTTTACAAAAGTAACCGTGAATGAGCAAAGAGATGATTACAATATTCATTTGTGGATGAGAAATGAAGCGGAAGCGAAAATATCTCAGTGGACATTCGAAGATGGAAAGCACCATCAGCCAGCTTGGTCTAACGATGGAGAGCAGCTTGCATTTATTTTACAAAAGCCGAAGGGAATCCCACAACTTGCATTAATTCAAAGTCAGGGAGGCGGTATCCGCATCTTAACGAAGATTCCATACGGGATATCAAATCCAGTCTTTTCATCGGATGGTTCTTTCATTTATGCGGGCGTTCCTTTAAAACAAACAGAATCTGTAGAAGACGAGGAAAAGCAAGAACGAGACGATTTTGCTCCAGCGATATATGATGATTTGACGTATAAAGCGGATGGAAGAGGTTTTTTAGAAGGTCGCTTTACACAAATCGTCAAAGTGGATACTCTTTCAGGGAAAATTGAGCAAATCACCAAACAGCAGGCAAACCATGTGAATCATACGATATCTCCTTGCGGAAAATGGCTAGCATATATTCAAACAACCCTTCGCACGCCTTACATAAGTGATGTGTTTCTCTTTTCATTAGAGGATGGTACAACCAAAAAAGTAACACAATCAAAGGGGGCCTACTCTAGCGTATCCTTTTCCCCAAACGGAGAAAAACTTGTGTTTATTGGACATGAACGAGAATTCCAAAATGCAACCTTTCCGTCATTATGGCTGTATGATTTGAAGGGAGAGAATATCCTCAATCTATCTGAAATGCTCGATATGTATGTTGGCAATTGTGTAGCAGGTGATAGTGTGATAGGTGACGTTAATCAAATCCCGCAATGGACAAAAGATAGTCAAGGGTTTTATGCGCTTGTATCTGATCAAGGAAGTACAGGAATTTACTATTTTTCGATTGAAGGATTAGCGTATCCAGTTCGACTAGAGGCGGAACATATCACCAACTTCAGTCTTCATCCAGATGAAACAAAGATGCTGGTCAGTCGTTTGTCATCCATTTCTCCAAGTGAGCTGTATGAGCTGACTTTAGGGGAACAAGCACTAAAGCAGCTGACCTTTGAGCATGAGTCGTTCCTAAAGGAACATACATTGTCAGTGCCAGAGCCGTTCTCTTTTCAATCGAAGGAAGGTGATACGGTGTATGGCTGGCTGATGAAGCCTGCCCATGTGGAAGAGGGGAAAAAGTACCCGCTCATTCTAGAGATTCATGGAGGACCGCATGCGATGTATGGTCATACGTATTTTCATGAATTTCAAATGCTCGCCTCTGAAGGGTATGCCATTGTTTACGTGAATCCTCATGGTAGTCACGGGTATGGTCAGATGTTTACCGACCGCGTGAGAGGAAACTATGGTGATGTAGATTATGAGGATGTCATGGATGCCGTTGACTATGTGTTAGAAACAGATGATATTCTTGATGAAACAAGGCTTGGTGTGACTGGAGGTAGTTATGGCGGATTTATGACCAACTGGATAATCGGACAAACGGATCGCTTTAAAGCAGCTATCACGCAGCGGTCGATCTCAAACTGGATTAGCTTTTATGGAATAAGTGATATTGGCTATTTCTTTACGAGGTGGCAGATTGGTGGAGATATTTACGATTCTATTGACAAGTTATGGGACCGTTCTCCATTAAAATATGCGAAGCAGATGCAAACCCCTCTTCTGATTTTACACAGTGATGAAGACTATCGCTGTCCGGTAGACCAAGCAGAGCAACTATTTGTAGCATTGAAAGAGCTTGGGAAAGATACACGACTGATCAAATTTCCGAAAGCGTCTCATGATTTATCCAGAAGCGGTCATCCCGCGCAACGAATACAAAGACTGACCTTTATCAATGAATGGTTTCGAGAGAAGCTATCCACATAA
- a CDS encoding YuzD family protein, which translates to MNQIVDLYVYGRDVRCASCVNLPSSKDTYEWLAAALKRKYPNQPFRITYVDIEQPPENERQKELSQRILEDEFFYPLVLVEDQIVGEGNPRLKDIYQEMKKYGYKESSE; encoded by the coding sequence ATGAATCAAATCGTTGATCTTTACGTATATGGAAGAGATGTACGATGTGCCAGCTGCGTGAATCTGCCTTCTTCAAAAGATACATATGAGTGGTTAGCTGCAGCGTTAAAACGAAAATATCCGAATCAACCTTTTCGCATCACATATGTCGATATTGAGCAACCTCCGGAAAATGAACGTCAAAAAGAGCTGTCCCAGCGGATTTTAGAGGATGAGTTCTTTTATCCGCTAGTCCTTGTAGAGGATCAAATTGTCGGAGAAGGCAATCCAAGACTAAAAGACATTTATCAAGAAATGAAGAAGTACGGCTACAAAGAGAGCAGCGAATAA